A stretch of the Pedobacter sp. MC2016-14 genome encodes the following:
- a CDS encoding NAD(P)/FAD-dependent oxidoreductase, which translates to MYTILGAGLSGISIADHLAKKNMPYVVIEAKAHGGGHIYSELVDGFVWDEGPHVSFTAHEYVKTWLEKNAEDQYLEYAPKPANYHQQSWIPHPAQANLYAIPQQLREQCIADLISVRDAFPADFSPKNYKEWIDYAFGETFANVFAAVYTKKYWTMEAEQLSTDWIGKRVYFPEVKDMVESAHGPLQKQTHYISTVRYPSHGGFYTYVKKIEKQLNIQYNKKLRFISFEKKELQFCDGSSGTYENLISTLPLPLLIANSDAPEHIKVQAKKLKCSQVLLINVVVNHPAPVDNHWIYVYDEQYYSTRINFTELLSPTNGVEGKSGIQVEVYFSDYHPLQRAVEDIECEVLNELVEMKLIRAAEDISSSHRKWIDWANVIFDTQRRAAQEQVLNWLESKGLAREADDLLPMTEWTEKAPQALGSIILAGRFAQWKYYWTDDCIMRGKYISEQLCLK; encoded by the coding sequence ATGTATACAATACTGGGGGCAGGATTAAGCGGCATAAGCATAGCCGATCACCTTGCAAAAAAAAATATGCCATATGTAGTAATTGAAGCGAAAGCTCATGGCGGAGGTCACATTTACAGTGAGCTGGTAGATGGCTTTGTTTGGGATGAAGGGCCACATGTCTCTTTTACAGCACACGAATATGTAAAAACATGGTTGGAAAAGAATGCTGAAGATCAATATCTGGAATACGCCCCAAAACCGGCGAATTACCACCAGCAAAGCTGGATCCCACATCCTGCACAAGCCAATTTATATGCCATCCCGCAACAACTGAGGGAGCAATGTATTGCTGATTTGATTAGCGTGAGGGATGCATTTCCTGCAGATTTTAGCCCTAAAAACTACAAAGAATGGATAGACTACGCCTTTGGGGAGACTTTTGCCAATGTTTTTGCCGCAGTGTACACGAAAAAATACTGGACTATGGAGGCCGAACAGCTGTCGACAGACTGGATTGGAAAACGGGTGTACTTTCCTGAAGTTAAAGACATGGTAGAAAGTGCACATGGTCCGTTGCAAAAGCAAACCCATTACATCTCTACCGTACGCTACCCTAGCCATGGCGGATTTTATACCTACGTTAAAAAAATAGAAAAGCAACTGAACATCCAATACAATAAGAAACTAAGGTTCATCTCCTTTGAGAAAAAGGAACTGCAATTTTGTGATGGCAGTAGCGGTACCTACGAAAACTTGATTTCTACGCTTCCCTTACCCTTGCTGATTGCGAACAGTGATGCGCCGGAGCACATCAAAGTACAGGCGAAGAAATTAAAATGCTCACAGGTTTTGCTGATCAATGTAGTGGTAAACCACCCGGCACCGGTAGACAACCACTGGATTTATGTATACGATGAGCAATATTACAGCACAAGGATCAATTTTACCGAATTGCTATCGCCCACTAACGGTGTTGAAGGCAAATCGGGCATTCAGGTGGAAGTATATTTTTCAGATTATCATCCACTTCAGCGGGCGGTAGAAGATATAGAATGCGAAGTACTGAACGAGCTGGTAGAAATGAAATTAATCCGTGCTGCAGAAGACATCTCCTCCTCACACCGCAAATGGATTGATTGGGCCAATGTGATTTTTGACACGCAACGCAGGGCTGCACAGGAACAAGTATTGAACTGGCTGGAAAGCAAAGGTTTGGCCAGAGAAGCGGATGACCTTTTGCCAATGACCGAGTGGACAGAAAAGGCGCCGCAGGCACTGGGCAGTATCATTTTAGCAGGCAGGTTTGCCCAATGGAAGTACTACTGGACGGATGACTGCATTATGCGTGGAAAATATATAAGCGAACAATTATGCCTGAAGTAA
- a CDS encoding glycosyltransferase family 2 protein has protein sequence MPEVTVIIPNYNHARFLNKRISTVLNQTYTDFELILMDDCSTDNSREILESFRRHEKVCTIIYNESNSGSTFKQWKKGMAQASGKYIWIAESDDYAEPDFLETLMAPLLHDPKVMISYCRCIDVDEHDHVLGLTLHADQLDPVKWTQSHVEKASVELDKYIKYRNTIPNASAVVFQKPRNVDEVLQTNMRFCGDWLFWQNILKGPGYKIAYSNRPLNYFRSHAQSTRSFSTPSIEVELKRFTEYKSFVPKYYFNPLSNKFRWMMAEWIDRGMSKIVTGSKYAYLPLLHPSLVVRYYLYLLKQLILPTKKR, from the coding sequence ATGCCTGAAGTAACTGTAATTATACCCAATTATAACCATGCCCGGTTTCTGAACAAACGCATCAGCACCGTTTTAAACCAGACTTATACTGACTTTGAACTCATTTTAATGGATGATTGTTCTACAGACAACAGCAGGGAAATACTTGAAAGTTTTAGGAGGCATGAAAAAGTGTGTACCATTATTTACAACGAAAGTAACAGTGGATCTACTTTTAAACAATGGAAAAAAGGCATGGCACAGGCTTCGGGAAAATACATCTGGATTGCCGAAAGCGATGACTATGCGGAGCCGGATTTTCTGGAGACTTTGATGGCGCCATTACTCCATGACCCAAAAGTAATGATTTCCTATTGCCGCTGTATAGATGTAGATGAGCATGACCATGTGCTGGGTTTAACCTTACATGCCGACCAACTGGATCCTGTTAAATGGACGCAAAGTCACGTTGAAAAAGCTTCCGTTGAGCTGGATAAGTACATTAAATACAGAAATACCATTCCAAATGCCAGTGCAGTGGTCTTTCAAAAGCCTCGGAATGTAGATGAAGTGCTGCAAACCAATATGAGGTTTTGTGGCGACTGGTTGTTTTGGCAGAATATCCTGAAAGGACCGGGTTATAAAATCGCCTATTCGAATCGTCCGCTCAATTATTTTCGGTCGCACGCGCAATCTACACGCTCTTTTTCCACTCCTTCCATCGAGGTAGAGCTGAAAAGATTTACAGAATATAAAAGTTTTGTGCCTAAATATTATTTCAATCCGCTAAGCAATAAATTCAGGTGGATGATGGCCGAATGGATAGATAGAGGCATGAGCAAAATAGTAACAGGCAGTAAGTATGCCTACCTGCCGCTGCTTCACCCCTCGCTGGTGGTTAGGTACTATCTCTACCTGTTAAAACAGCTAATCCTGCCAACAAAGAAGCGCTAA
- a CDS encoding flippase, which translates to MLKKNLLYNYLLAISQFIFPLVTFPYSSRILGPEGIGSVNFIDSFTQYAILFAALGIPLYGVREISKLKDHPEKLSKTFSEIFLIHICSALLFSLIYLIAAHFVPALKNHYDLVWVGIAIVVSGVLSAEWLFQGLEQFAYVTIRTLLVRCLSVLLLFIFLKPASDPIVYYLLLASGGILNGLVNVYYLRKLVKIRFNNLDLKRHMRPLMVILGSTLAVSVYVLMDTVILGFLKGDKAVGIYATALRVVRLPLAMVAAVTAVIVPGVSRAFEQKDFEGIRLLIHKSFSLICLIGFPVAMGLYVSADFLIHLFAGDQFAEASLPLKIMSAMVLLNGMASILFLQLLAPLGKEKYLLKSYFIGMLFSISSNILLIHFYSYTGAAIGIMLTEGLTTALAYYFLTKTFKISFDRKIMLQCLIGALFFFPIAILLKHLPFNTVINELSVIVTCILFYACYISLYIKNPYVQAFKQSILIKFSRS; encoded by the coding sequence ATGTTAAAAAAGAACCTGCTATACAATTACTTATTGGCCATCAGTCAATTCATTTTTCCTCTGGTCACCTTCCCCTATTCTTCAAGAATTTTGGGTCCTGAAGGCATAGGAAGTGTGAATTTCATTGATAGCTTTACGCAGTATGCCATTTTATTTGCTGCTTTAGGTATACCATTGTATGGCGTAAGGGAAATTTCTAAACTCAAAGACCATCCAGAAAAACTGAGCAAAACCTTTAGCGAAATATTTCTGATCCACATTTGTTCAGCGTTGCTCTTTTCACTGATCTACCTGATTGCCGCGCATTTTGTACCCGCCTTAAAAAATCATTATGACCTGGTTTGGGTGGGAATTGCTATTGTTGTATCAGGAGTATTATCTGCTGAGTGGTTGTTCCAGGGACTTGAACAGTTTGCGTATGTAACCATCAGGACCCTATTGGTGCGCTGTCTTTCGGTACTGCTGCTGTTTATATTTTTGAAACCAGCCTCCGATCCAATTGTCTATTACCTTTTACTGGCCAGCGGCGGCATCCTCAATGGCCTTGTAAATGTCTATTATTTAAGAAAGCTGGTTAAAATTCGATTTAACAATCTTGACCTTAAAAGACACATGCGCCCGCTCATGGTCATTTTAGGATCTACATTGGCGGTAAGTGTATACGTGTTAATGGACACGGTTATTTTGGGCTTCCTGAAAGGAGATAAAGCTGTAGGTATTTATGCTACGGCCTTACGCGTGGTGCGTTTGCCTTTGGCAATGGTAGCTGCGGTTACGGCCGTAATTGTTCCTGGGGTAAGCAGGGCTTTTGAACAAAAAGATTTTGAAGGCATTCGTTTGCTCATCCACAAATCATTTAGCTTAATTTGCCTCATCGGGTTTCCCGTAGCAATGGGTTTATATGTTTCGGCTGATTTTTTAATACACCTGTTTGCAGGAGATCAATTTGCAGAAGCCAGCCTGCCACTAAAAATCATGTCGGCCATGGTGCTGCTGAATGGCATGGCAAGCATCCTTTTTTTACAATTGCTTGCACCATTGGGCAAGGAGAAATACCTGCTAAAATCATATTTCATCGGCATGCTGTTTAGCATTTCCAGTAATATTTTATTGATCCATTTTTATTCTTACACAGGCGCAGCAATTGGCATTATGCTTACAGAAGGCTTAACCACAGCATTGGCCTATTATTTCTTAACCAAAACATTTAAGATCAGTTTTGACCGTAAAATCATGCTGCAATGTTTAATAGGTGCGCTATTCTTTTTCCCAATCGCCATTTTATTAAAACACCTGCCGTTCAATACAGTGATCAATGAGCTGTCTGTTATCGTTACCTGCATCCTTTTTTATGCCTGCTATATCAGCTTGTACATCAAAAACCCATATGTGCAGGCCTTTAAACAAAGTATTCTCATCAAATTTTCCCGATCATGA
- a CDS encoding glycosyltransferase family 8 protein, with amino-acid sequence MIVNTYPRRVLNVFYATSKYFIPYFSVSLISLLENNRQIDLRIFLIYDFKEHQLLLPIIDLCRKQYGITVQPIYQDTSIFEGYKTGEHVTVHTYLRLLLADVIPEDVDAGLFIDSDTIVTGSLQAFTELEFAAYNDTSQPESMKYLYAVKETREHNAVNAERITSLGYPTTQYFNAGVLFINLKNWRSNQSTTALLKLAEERMDDLVYLDQDTLNMYFAGKWKALSATYNGLHLRVKVAKKPVIVHFAGKTKPWNYLNWHPYRNEYYKYLKILPFRGNKYEDFSYRAIPKKIAGNAIEILRIIKHFILNRGKANIH; translated from the coding sequence ATGATTGTAAACACGTATCCAAGAAGAGTGCTAAATGTGTTTTATGCCACCAGCAAATATTTTATCCCTTATTTTTCAGTTTCCCTGATATCTTTGCTCGAAAACAACAGGCAGATAGACCTGCGGATTTTCCTGATCTACGATTTTAAAGAGCACCAACTCCTTTTACCCATTATAGACTTGTGCAGGAAGCAATATGGCATTACCGTACAGCCTATATACCAGGACACTTCAATATTTGAGGGATACAAAACGGGTGAACACGTTACCGTTCATACCTACCTGAGGTTATTGCTTGCAGATGTCATTCCAGAAGATGTAGATGCAGGCCTGTTCATCGATTCTGACACCATAGTTACCGGCTCGCTGCAAGCGTTTACAGAACTGGAATTTGCCGCTTACAATGACACCAGCCAACCCGAATCAATGAAATACCTCTATGCTGTTAAGGAGACAAGGGAGCACAATGCTGTAAACGCAGAAAGGATCACCAGTCTTGGTTACCCTACAACGCAGTACTTTAATGCCGGTGTTTTGTTCATCAACCTGAAAAACTGGCGTTCAAATCAAAGTACAACGGCACTGCTAAAACTGGCAGAAGAGCGAATGGATGACCTTGTTTACCTGGACCAGGATACGCTGAACATGTATTTTGCCGGAAAATGGAAAGCATTGAGTGCAACCTATAATGGACTGCACCTTAGGGTTAAGGTAGCTAAGAAACCTGTTATTGTACATTTTGCAGGAAAAACAAAACCATGGAATTACCTGAACTGGCATCCTTACAGAAACGAATATTATAAGTACCTAAAAATCCTGCCCTTTCGTGGAAACAAATATGAGGACTTCTCTTACCGCGCTATACCTAAAAAAATAGCCGGTAATGCCATTGAGATATTGAGGATTATCAAACATTTTATTTTAAACCGTGGCAAGGCCAATATACACTAA
- a CDS encoding glycosyltransferase family 2 protein has product MVSAIILSYNRRDEVLYTVEKLKALRRNLAFPLEIIVVDNASADDTSLKIAQSHPDITLITKELNNGIAGWNEGFKVATYQYLLVLDDDSHIESGLAEAVSYLEQSPSFGILALNITGGSYETGDWPEHTDIIGFIGCGALIRKEVYEKIGGFAAWMHVYGHEWEYGIRVIDAGYKIRYFKSSSIIHRTSALNRTNKRLRMYSTRNEMGIVYKHFRNNRLKYILRVWLNSMKVIKKEGFMAAFYCFMGGFKFLQLKSRLPHTPVSQQTQDFFANMFWGTQPSFDFIKKGFGISTARKEDKV; this is encoded by the coding sequence ATGGTTTCTGCAATTATTCTTTCTTACAACAGACGCGATGAGGTGCTGTACACTGTTGAAAAGCTTAAAGCTTTACGGAGAAACTTAGCATTTCCGTTAGAAATCATTGTGGTTGACAATGCTTCTGCAGACGATACTTCTCTAAAAATTGCGCAAAGCCACCCCGATATCACTTTAATTACGAAGGAATTAAACAACGGAATAGCAGGCTGGAACGAAGGCTTTAAAGTTGCGACATACCAATACCTGCTGGTACTGGATGATGACAGCCACATTGAAAGCGGTTTAGCTGAAGCGGTAAGCTATCTGGAGCAAAGCCCCAGCTTTGGCATTTTAGCACTGAACATTACTGGTGGCAGTTACGAAACCGGCGATTGGCCTGAACATACCGATATAATTGGTTTTATAGGTTGCGGGGCACTGATCCGAAAGGAAGTTTACGAAAAAATAGGGGGCTTTGCAGCATGGATGCATGTATATGGGCATGAATGGGAATACGGAATACGGGTAATTGATGCCGGCTATAAGATCAGGTATTTTAAGAGCAGCAGTATAATCCATAGAACCAGTGCGCTTAACCGGACCAATAAAAGGCTCCGGATGTATTCAACCCGTAATGAAATGGGAATTGTATACAAGCATTTCCGGAACAACAGGTTAAAATATATACTTCGAGTATGGCTTAACAGCATGAAAGTAATTAAAAAGGAAGGCTTCATGGCCGCCTTTTACTGCTTTATGGGTGGCTTTAAATTTCTGCAACTCAAGAGTCGGCTACCACATACCCCTGTTTCCCAGCAAACACAGGATTTTTTTGCCAACATGTTCTGGGGTACACAACCGTCATTTGATTTTATTAAAAAGGGCTTTGGCATAAGTACCGCAAGGAAGGAAGACAAAGTATGA
- a CDS encoding glycosyltransferase family 2 protein, whose translation MISIVILAYNRSDEVLITIEKLKKLSSSCIYTMEIIVVDNASADDTSELLRAHHPEVVLVTKPVNNGIAGWNEGFKIAKYKYILVLDDDSHIESGLNEAIDYLEQHADIGILALQILPEKTVPEAELPADAWQHKQDIVGFIGCGAIIRRELFEKIGGYAEWIYLYTHEFEYALRCMDAGYRVNFFGQAIVIHRASTINRSSKRMRLYSARNEMAIIYKYFEKDRPKYIFRTLINNLKFIKKEGMASGWYILQGFFHFLKLSSKLQHTPVSTKVQQFYADQFWSARPVIRPKK comes from the coding sequence ATGATATCAATAGTAATCCTGGCGTATAACAGGAGCGATGAAGTCCTGATTACGATAGAGAAATTGAAAAAGTTAAGCAGTAGCTGCATCTATACCATGGAAATCATTGTGGTAGACAATGCTTCTGCAGATGATACTTCCGAATTGTTGCGCGCACATCATCCGGAAGTGGTATTGGTTACAAAACCAGTAAATAATGGCATTGCAGGATGGAATGAAGGCTTTAAAATTGCGAAATACAAGTATATATTGGTACTGGACGACGACAGCCATATTGAAAGCGGGCTTAATGAAGCCATTGACTACCTGGAGCAGCATGCCGATATCGGAATTCTGGCGCTTCAGATCTTGCCTGAAAAAACTGTACCAGAAGCTGAACTACCTGCCGATGCCTGGCAGCATAAACAAGACATTGTAGGTTTCATTGGCTGCGGTGCAATCATCCGCAGGGAGCTTTTTGAAAAAATAGGTGGCTACGCCGAATGGATTTATCTGTATACCCATGAGTTTGAATATGCGCTGCGCTGCATGGATGCGGGGTACCGGGTTAACTTTTTTGGGCAGGCCATTGTGATTCACCGGGCCAGTACCATTAACAGGAGCAGCAAACGCATGCGCCTTTACAGCGCCAGAAACGAAATGGCCATTATCTACAAATATTTCGAAAAAGACAGGCCTAAATATATCTTCCGCACCTTAATCAACAATTTAAAATTTATAAAAAAAGAAGGTATGGCTTCGGGCTGGTACATTTTGCAGGGCTTTTTCCACTTCTTAAAATTGAGCAGCAAACTCCAGCACACGCCGGTTTCCACAAAAGTACAACAATTCTATGCCGATCAGTTTTGGTCGGCCAGGCCAGTAATAAGACCTAAAAAATAA
- the glf gene encoding UDP-galactopyranose mutase, with product MKQQYDYLIVGSGLFGAVFAHEATKRGKKCLVIDKRKHAGGNVYCNEIEGINVHAYGAHIFHTNDVEIWNYVNSFVEFNRYTNAPVADYKGELFNLPFNMNTFYQLWKVKTPAEAKEKIKSQIDQLKISEPANLEEQALSLVGKDIYEKLIKEYTEKQWGRPAKELPAFIIKRLPVRFTYDNNYFNDRYQGIPIGGYNKLTEGLLQDIEIRLNVDYFEKRDEWDEIAEYTVFTGHIDKFYNNRFGTLEYRSLRFEHELKDEENFQGNAVVNYTAAEVPYTRIIEHKHFEFGTQPKTVVTREYPEEWTLGKESYYPINDHKNNRIYKEYKVLADAETKVLFGGRLAEYKYYDMHQIIGSALKKVRDHFKDQ from the coding sequence ATGAAACAACAATATGATTATTTAATTGTGGGCAGCGGCTTATTCGGAGCTGTATTTGCACATGAAGCCACTAAACGCGGCAAGAAGTGCCTGGTCATCGACAAAAGAAAACACGCGGGCGGCAATGTGTATTGCAACGAAATAGAAGGCATTAATGTACATGCCTACGGTGCCCATATTTTTCATACCAATGATGTAGAGATATGGAATTATGTGAATTCATTTGTAGAATTTAACCGATATACCAACGCTCCGGTGGCGGACTATAAAGGCGAACTTTTTAACCTTCCTTTTAACATGAATACCTTTTACCAGCTCTGGAAAGTAAAAACACCTGCTGAAGCAAAGGAAAAAATAAAGTCGCAGATAGATCAGCTTAAAATCAGCGAACCTGCCAACCTGGAGGAGCAGGCCTTATCACTGGTGGGTAAAGACATTTACGAGAAACTCATTAAGGAATATACAGAGAAACAATGGGGAAGACCTGCAAAGGAACTTCCTGCATTTATCATTAAAAGACTACCGGTGAGGTTTACGTATGATAACAACTACTTTAATGACCGTTACCAGGGCATTCCTATTGGTGGATATAACAAACTCACGGAAGGCTTGTTACAAGATATAGAAATACGACTAAATGTAGACTATTTTGAAAAAAGGGATGAATGGGATGAAATTGCTGAATACACTGTATTTACTGGCCACATAGACAAGTTTTACAACAACCGGTTTGGTACCCTGGAATACAGGAGCCTGCGGTTTGAACATGAGTTAAAGGACGAGGAAAATTTTCAGGGCAATGCAGTAGTGAACTATACGGCAGCAGAGGTTCCCTATACCCGGATTATAGAGCATAAGCACTTTGAATTTGGGACCCAGCCGAAAACTGTTGTTACCAGGGAGTACCCTGAAGAATGGACCCTGGGAAAGGAATCTTACTACCCAATTAACGACCATAAAAATAACAGGATATATAAAGAATATAAGGTCCTGGCAGATGCTGAAACAAAAGTTTTGTTTGGCGGCAGACTAGCAGAATATAAATATTACGACATGCACCAGATCATTGGATCAGCCCTTAAAAAGGTACGTGATCATTTTAAAGACCAATAG
- a CDS encoding glycosyltransferase family 2 protein, translating into MSPYIVALIVTNNRLALLKEAVFAVKIQQYPLLNIIVVNNGSTDGTEAWLNEQQGLLVIHQENSGGSGGFYTGIKKAAELNADWVWVMDDDTICFPDTLSNLVKKTSLPKKPVGFIGSKCIWTDRSPHLMNIPEIKPAFNTKIPFNFYDEQDILLVENSSFVSLLINIATIRAVGLPYREFFIWGDDQEYTRRITKAGFLGLYCKDSIALHKTPVNYAPDFYRDIPANLWKHKYGFRNEFFMVKKNRGFAYYFIWLLFKVSYTSFKLLSIRTQNRFQFISVLLGSAWASLFFNPKITRVL; encoded by the coding sequence ATGAGCCCTTATATTGTAGCCTTAATTGTTACCAATAACCGTTTAGCGTTGTTAAAAGAAGCTGTATTTGCCGTGAAAATACAACAGTACCCCCTGTTGAACATTATTGTAGTCAACAATGGGAGTACAGATGGTACGGAAGCCTGGCTAAATGAACAACAGGGACTATTGGTGATCCATCAGGAAAACTCAGGTGGATCAGGGGGATTTTACACGGGCATTAAAAAAGCGGCAGAACTGAATGCAGATTGGGTTTGGGTGATGGACGATGACACCATTTGTTTTCCCGATACCCTGAGCAACCTGGTAAAGAAAACATCCTTGCCGAAAAAACCTGTAGGGTTTATTGGCAGTAAATGCATATGGACAGACAGGAGCCCGCATTTGATGAACATTCCAGAGATAAAACCAGCCTTTAACACCAAAATTCCATTTAACTTTTACGATGAACAAGATATTCTGCTGGTAGAAAATAGCTCTTTTGTATCACTTTTGATTAATATTGCCACTATTAGAGCGGTGGGCCTACCGTATCGGGAGTTTTTTATTTGGGGCGACGACCAGGAATATACAAGGCGGATTACTAAAGCAGGATTTTTAGGCTTATACTGCAAAGACAGCATTGCCTTGCACAAGACACCTGTTAATTATGCCCCGGATTTTTACAGGGATATACCTGCCAACCTTTGGAAGCATAAATATGGTTTTAGAAATGAGTTTTTTATGGTTAAAAAGAACCGGGGATTTGCCTATTATTTCATTTGGTTGCTATTTAAGGTTAGCTATACCTCCTTTAAATTGCTGAGCATAAGAACGCAAAACAGATTCCAGTTTATCAGTGTGCTCTTAGGTTCGGCCTGGGCTTCTCTATTCTTTAATCCTAAAATAACACGGGTCTTATGA
- a CDS encoding glycosyltransferase family 4 protein encodes MMQSNKKPVILYVFGGEKAQGAEIVIERLMRYNTASADAHLLLSPGNFATQLLQEKPPYKISTSNNLKKLNRGAGGSISFYLKAIKNYFALSFQVYVYIKKHQIDVVHANTIVPATYLLPLMYCAPLLCRQVKWVWSDHDLQYFSKIEHRLSRLCLKKYDRTLVVSAAVKEKYREHKKCVVLYNGLDPEVFKPELTKRASLRASLRYKTEEIVIGFPGVVAPRKGQLEFIKVFNKLQQSFPAIRLLLAGGYEQSTLRYAAAVKREISESANIDHAGFIKDMCAFYNACDIVINNSDCLGSEPLGTTIYEAMACKKLVIASDTGGTKEIISDQKDGLLFKAEDAEALYIIMIMALKEKEKSQRIAEAARDTVLGKFNISHMSEKYNDILKQLQTKKGQHG; translated from the coding sequence ATGATGCAAAGCAATAAAAAGCCGGTAATTTTATATGTTTTTGGTGGGGAGAAAGCCCAGGGTGCGGAGATTGTAATTGAGCGTTTAATGCGCTACAATACCGCTTCTGCTGATGCTCATTTACTGCTCTCGCCCGGAAACTTTGCTACACAGCTGCTCCAGGAAAAACCGCCTTATAAAATTAGCACAAGTAACAATTTAAAGAAACTTAACCGTGGCGCAGGGGGCAGTATTTCCTTTTACCTTAAAGCAATCAAAAATTATTTTGCCCTATCTTTTCAAGTGTACGTCTATATCAAAAAGCACCAGATTGATGTAGTGCACGCCAATACCATTGTGCCCGCAACCTATTTGCTACCGTTGATGTATTGTGCGCCTTTATTGTGCAGACAAGTAAAATGGGTTTGGAGCGACCATGACCTTCAGTATTTTTCTAAAATTGAGCATAGGCTTTCCAGATTATGTTTAAAAAAATATGATCGCACCCTGGTGGTGTCTGCCGCTGTTAAGGAAAAATATCGGGAGCATAAAAAATGCGTGGTTTTATACAATGGGCTGGATCCGGAAGTATTTAAACCAGAGTTGACTAAACGCGCAAGCCTCAGGGCCAGTTTGCGTTACAAAACCGAGGAAATTGTAATTGGCTTTCCTGGTGTGGTAGCCCCCAGAAAAGGGCAGCTTGAATTTATCAAAGTATTTAATAAGCTGCAGCAATCTTTTCCGGCAATCAGGTTGTTGCTGGCCGGTGGCTATGAACAATCAACCCTGCGTTATGCCGCCGCCGTAAAAAGGGAAATTTCAGAATCTGCAAATATTGACCATGCTGGTTTCATCAAGGATATGTGTGCTTTTTATAATGCATGCGACATTGTCATCAACAATAGTGACTGTTTGGGTAGCGAACCTCTTGGGACAACCATTTACGAAGCCATGGCCTGTAAAAAATTAGTCATTGCCTCTGATACCGGAGGCACAAAAGAAATCATCAGCGATCAAAAGGATGGATTATTATTTAAGGCAGAAGATGCAGAAGCCTTATATATCATTATGATCATGGCCTTAAAGGAAAAGGAAAAGAGTCAAAGGATCGCTGAAGCGGCAAGAGATACAGTGCTTGGAAAATTTAACATTAGCCATATGTCAGAAAAATATAACGACATACTGAAACAATTGCAAACCAAGAAAGGACAGCATGGATAA